Proteins encoded by one window of Gordonia jinghuaiqii:
- a CDS encoding DapH/DapD/GlmU-related protein codes for MGADRGMSGVGRRDGLVNGVVASSLVPRRLRWRLLKVLGLDVAASTVDPQVYFGGRDVSIGEGAYFDAVAPIYVGNGVRIGSGVRIVTGRTVLGDVPSRDGGHVTASPVLIGAGARIGAGAVILPGVTVGEGAVIAADAVVVENCLPNSVYAGNPARLVEKS; via the coding sequence ATGGGGGCAGACAGGGGCATGTCGGGGGTTGGACGGCGCGACGGACTCGTCAACGGGGTGGTGGCGTCATCGCTGGTGCCGCGGCGCCTTCGGTGGCGGCTCCTGAAGGTCCTGGGTCTGGACGTCGCGGCCAGCACGGTCGATCCCCAGGTCTATTTCGGCGGGCGTGATGTCTCAATCGGCGAGGGAGCCTACTTCGATGCCGTCGCGCCGATCTACGTGGGAAACGGCGTACGGATCGGGTCGGGTGTTCGAATTGTCACGGGCAGAACGGTTCTCGGTGACGTGCCCAGCCGCGACGGCGGGCACGTCACCGCAAGTCCGGTTCTGATCGGAGCGGGGGCCAGGATCGGGGCGGGAGCTGTCATCCTGCCCGGCGTCACCGTGGGTGAGGGTGCCGTGATCGCTGCCGACGCGGTGGTCGTGGAGAACTGTCTTCCGAACTCGGTGTACGCCGGAAACCCGGCTCGGTTGGTCGAGAAGTCCTGA
- a CDS encoding YveK family protein: MKVISAIAGKWMLVVAFTLLGLVAAMGYSLLQPQTYVATVRTYIATGTSDMLEAYQGNQAARASIQTFAVLATDPTVAQRAIERSGVDISLQEFLPEISVSVPPQTVILDVSVQDASSQDAEKLSTALAQELVGMVTDLQEPTSGGPGALRLVVVDPNSQGAVRQQLIDPMLLAVGAIAGALLGTVLALLLQRRGKSGAESSEPDGPGTDEAEVTINRNPDLMVQPATRSNLLVEPATSPNLMVEPATSEARSRVEATPTDRPVAAPYSARHTVSRHSATRRAGIHAGTGRHG, encoded by the coding sequence ATGAAAGTCATCAGCGCTATCGCCGGCAAATGGATGCTCGTCGTCGCATTCACCCTCCTCGGGCTCGTTGCCGCCATGGGGTATTCGCTGCTGCAACCCCAGACCTACGTGGCGACCGTCCGCACCTACATCGCCACCGGAACCTCCGACATGCTCGAGGCCTACCAGGGCAATCAGGCCGCGCGGGCGAGCATTCAGACCTTCGCAGTGCTGGCCACCGACCCGACGGTGGCTCAGCGCGCCATCGAACGCTCCGGGGTGGACATCTCGCTGCAGGAGTTCCTGCCCGAGATCTCGGTGAGCGTGCCGCCGCAGACCGTCATCCTCGACGTCTCGGTACAGGACGCCTCCTCGCAGGACGCCGAGAAGCTCTCCACCGCCCTCGCCCAGGAACTCGTCGGCATGGTGACCGACCTGCAAGAGCCGACGAGCGGCGGCCCGGGCGCGCTACGGCTGGTGGTGGTCGACCCCAATTCCCAAGGCGCCGTTCGCCAGCAGCTGATCGATCCGATGCTGCTCGCCGTCGGCGCGATCGCCGGTGCGCTGCTCGGCACGGTTCTTGCGCTGCTCCTGCAGCGGCGGGGCAAATCGGGTGCGGAATCCAGCGAGCCCGACGGTCCGGGCACAGATGAAGCGGAGGTGACGATCAACCGCAACCCCGACCTGATGGTCCAGCCGGCGACGAGGTCCAACCTGCTGGTTGAGCCCGCCACGAGCCCCAACCTGATGGTTGAGCCGGCGACGAGCGAAGCGAGGAGCCGAGTCGAAGCCACCCCCACCGACCGCCCAGTAGCCGCCCCCTACTCCGCACGCCACACCGTCAGTCGGCACTCGGCGACGCGGCGCGCGGGAATCCACGCCGGGACGGGGCGACACGGCTGA
- a CDS encoding O-antigen ligase family protein: protein MTVIVATLFVALVLFVLAARDKDWVQRVDPFLCAWLSSITAWPVIVIYAAAPAIWASADAAGPVFAVLLYGPAAGLSVAAALRAIATHGWRIDHSAVILGLLMVYACAAMVIDGSGRIINIGMSMAMLVGFIFRYRSFGLDDVARAARIALVVTSASLLMSVAFNSSRVVGACRIDKCTDLGAVLTSPFAGNGNLAGITITALLPFAVYRIAMWRVLAAVGGVALIGMLAGSRTAFGGIAVAGFLGVLLAIPSVTPRLRNLLLGLAVVASAVYSLFPLYIGYTNADYSLRGYLWNQALREIPDQWFFGHNPAYWVESGASLLFKANYSPHNGWLEILLSVGVWGVGLIILAAVVKVVEIPDGTTRAYLLAYFSTILALSSLEAVYVPYFLGIAPFAALLPYFLYHHPPAQPPSPVARHEVLTDTQMESR from the coding sequence GTGACCGTGATCGTCGCGACGCTGTTCGTCGCCCTGGTGCTGTTCGTGCTCGCCGCTCGCGACAAGGACTGGGTTCAGCGCGTCGACCCGTTCCTGTGCGCCTGGTTGAGCTCCATCACCGCCTGGCCGGTGATCGTCATCTACGCTGCGGCACCGGCGATCTGGGCGTCGGCCGACGCGGCCGGGCCGGTCTTCGCGGTTCTGCTGTACGGTCCGGCTGCCGGATTGAGTGTGGCGGCGGCGCTGCGGGCTATTGCGACGCATGGCTGGCGGATCGATCACTCGGCGGTGATCCTCGGGCTCCTGATGGTCTACGCCTGTGCCGCGATGGTGATCGACGGCTCCGGCCGCATCATCAACATCGGCATGTCGATGGCGATGCTCGTCGGGTTCATCTTCCGCTACCGGTCATTCGGGCTCGACGACGTGGCCCGCGCCGCGCGTATCGCGCTGGTGGTGACGTCGGCGAGTCTGTTGATGTCGGTGGCGTTCAACTCTTCTCGCGTGGTCGGTGCGTGCCGGATCGACAAGTGCACCGACCTGGGTGCGGTGCTCACCTCACCGTTCGCCGGTAACGGCAACCTCGCCGGCATCACGATCACCGCACTGCTGCCCTTCGCGGTGTATCGCATCGCGATGTGGCGGGTGCTCGCCGCGGTGGGCGGTGTCGCGCTGATCGGCATGCTCGCCGGTAGCCGGACCGCTTTCGGCGGTATCGCGGTTGCGGGTTTCCTCGGTGTGCTGCTGGCCATTCCGTCGGTCACACCGCGGTTGCGGAACCTGCTGCTGGGTCTCGCGGTGGTGGCCAGCGCGGTCTACTCACTGTTCCCGCTGTACATCGGATACACCAACGCCGACTACAGCCTGCGCGGCTACCTGTGGAATCAGGCGCTGCGCGAGATCCCCGACCAGTGGTTCTTCGGTCACAACCCGGCCTACTGGGTGGAGTCGGGTGCCTCGCTGCTGTTCAAGGCCAACTACTCACCGCACAACGGCTGGCTGGAAATCCTTTTGTCCGTGGGCGTGTGGGGCGTCGGCCTGATCATTCTCGCCGCCGTCGTCAAGGTGGTCGAGATCCCCGACGGCACAACGCGTGCCTACCTGCTCGCGTACTTCAGCACGATCCTGGCTCTCAGTTCGCTCGAAGCGGTCTACGTGCCGTACTTCCTCGGCATCGCCCCGTTCGCGGCGTTGCTGCCCTATTTCCTGTACCACCACCCTCCGGCCCAACCCCCTTCGCCCGTGGCCCGCCACGAGGTGCTCACCGACACACAGATGGAGTCCCGATGA
- a CDS encoding acyltransferase: MKRPNKWLSLLVWLLPPSGVKNTLLRVLGNSVGDDVTIGPNLVVGCGFFHIGDRCVISPFNVFRQLAAVQMEKDNFIGRLNQFTAAPSYQKFSDRAGVLSMAEQSAVTNRHYFDCSGRVDMEPYSAVGGTRSILQSHEIDIVENRTTIGTITIGERSLTATACLVLKNARIPAFSLVAAGSVVTASSDESPGDAGLYAGAPARWRRELPECKWWYRTSYATPVREVRDF, translated from the coding sequence ATGAAGCGACCCAACAAATGGCTGAGCCTGCTCGTCTGGCTGCTCCCGCCGTCGGGGGTGAAGAACACGCTGCTGCGCGTGCTGGGCAACTCTGTCGGCGACGACGTCACGATCGGGCCGAATCTCGTTGTGGGATGCGGCTTCTTCCACATCGGTGACCGCTGCGTGATCTCCCCGTTCAACGTCTTCCGGCAGCTGGCGGCGGTCCAGATGGAGAAGGACAACTTCATCGGCCGGCTCAACCAGTTCACCGCCGCACCGTCGTATCAGAAGTTCAGTGATCGCGCGGGTGTGCTGTCGATGGCCGAGCAGTCCGCGGTCACCAATCGCCACTACTTCGACTGTTCGGGCCGCGTCGACATGGAGCCCTACAGCGCCGTGGGCGGCACCCGCAGCATCCTGCAGTCCCATGAGATCGACATCGTCGAGAACCGCACCACGATCGGCACCATCACCATCGGCGAGCGCAGTCTCACGGCGACGGCGTGCCTGGTCCTGAAGAACGCTCGGATTCCGGCGTTCTCGCTTGTCGCGGCGGGTTCGGTGGTGACCGCCTCGTCGGATGAGTCGCCCGGCGACGCCGGACTCTACGCCGGCGCGCCCGCCAGGTGGCGTCGCGAGCTGCCCGAATGCAAATGGTGGTACCGCACCTCGTACGCAACACCGGTGCGAGAGGTCCGGGATTTCTGA